The genomic region TTAATTTCTAGAGCAATTTACAGGCAACATACCAAGTCGTGTTTTATAGTCACTTGATGAACGCGCAGGCGTCCGTGGGTGAACAAAGACTGACTTGCGACACAAGAACGACATAACCACGACATTTTTTTTCTGCCATTGCCAAACCATCGTCAATGTTTCGTAGCCCTTGTAACCACCCGCAAATGATTTCGGGCATGCTACAAGACCTTGCCATGACATACAGTTTATGGGTCTGCCTCGTCAATATTTCGTACGATCCGTTGAAACCCGTAACTTATTACTTAAAGTGTCTTATTCTGCATTCATTTTTACCACACCAATTTAATGTTGTGTTTGACGAATTATGGCTGAGAAAAATTAAAGCGAGTgggtgaaataaaaataaaattccaaatCAAGTTTTTCCTTTTGATTTAGAAAAAGATTTAGTGACGGCGAAGCCACATTCTAACAGAGtgaagattatttttaaataaaacctcATACCGTAATAGTTTATTTTTCCCAACATTTCGTAAGACGTGTACAGATTTACAAACAGTTTGTGATGTGTTAAGTCGGATGTCAACCTCGTCCATCATCCTTTCTGCGTAGCAAAGACCTATGCACGACTCTCGATGGCACATGAATCCCGGGCACAGGTCTTTCTTTCCGAGAAACCTTTTGCAGAAAGACCTCTTACCCGATCgatgttttgtatgtattataacatttaatacattgCATTTCTTGTTCAATTGATTAAATTGATCTGCTCTTTGATGAAAAAATGATTGAATaagtgatttgattttttttaaaacaaatactaccACAAACAATTAATACAAGTAAAATAATCCATTTCGATGACAAAGTTCAATGTATACATTCGGGAAAACTGTGTCCATGcttccaaaataaatattcaaaaacttacattaaattttgtttgataCAGACACATGTTTTGCAGATTTGGATGAGCATGCTTAAAAACTACGCAATACACAAGACAATACACGTACGTCCATGAAACAGCAATACAATTCCGTCTGATTACAGAAAGCACGAAAAGTCCTTTCATTGTTCCATGGACTTAATCATGTGGGAGAAAATGTATCATAAGAACACACAAACTCCCACTATACCAGCAATAGCTAAACCTTTCATCCAGggtcagtattcataaaacatcttaagtcattttctaacttaagtcattttcctaaccGAGGTTTATCCTTGGTCATTTGGTATAATAACCTTATACAATCTGAAATACTTGATTGTCATTGATTCTATTGAATTGACTATTTGTTTTCGAAGATCacttattgttttaattcaatttatattgTGGTATTTTTTCGccttaaaacaagaaatgacttacaatgttttatgaataccggccgGTATTTTTAGCTCGGAACCTAAAGTCACTCGGTGGAGATCTTGAGCTCCGATGAAAATAGGTCCGAGCACTCGGGACCATGAGCCCAGTTATGATTATGTTACGAGGTTATACATGATTCTTTGGACGGGCCTCAACTGCTACTGGTAGGATGGGGAACAAGTGAGTAGTAGATCCAGAACACGAGGTTAAACACGACGAAGGCCGCCGGAAAGAGAAAGCGAGAGAGTTTATCCACCCTCCGGGCAGCAATGTTACCGACGCTCTTTCCAGATGGGCCGCCGTGCTTAGCATTTTCCTGCAAAACATTCCAACATTCCATAAAAAAGACCAACCATGTTATCCTGTGTGATAAGTAGCAATGCATTGCAAAGTAAATGATCTCGGCATGTTAATTCACTTACTGTATTGCTGTCTTGGCGTTCTTTTGTCAACTGCAAAGTAAGATAAATAACTATTTCATGCGACGTATACACTTCAGCTAACGTTCTGTGTTAAtaagaaaaatacttttaacagGAATATACGTTTACAAAAACTGATATTCAGGCTACCATGGAAATAAACACGAGTGACTACTTAAAATGGAAGTGGTTCAAAGTCGCCATCGCCTGCTATCCCCAACCCTACGTTGACGTACTGGTTGTAGTTCTATGGGTCTATCCCGTGCATGTGAGTTCCCCTTCTGTGCGCCACGAGCCACCACGTTAACGTACGAGTATTCGATCAGCGCCACGAAGACAAATATCAGACAGGTAAACATCCATACGTCTATAGCCTGCAAATGGTAAAATAAGCATTCACACTTCTATAGGTTGCATAGGATAAGTTGACTTAAACACGTAAACTtaaagtttgttaaaattacTATGTCAATTATAAAGTATATCTCCAGATACATCAGTTTTATCCGTATGATTCGTTGTAGCTCCTTCAGCATTTTCCATTTAATAAGATGGTGCTCCAAACAGGCGGCATATTATATTTGCGTTTCCACGATTGAAAGAGTGCGACACTCGGTGATCTATAGACAAATATACGAAGACAACAAGAATTTGTACCATCACGAAATAagcaacacaaccactaccttCACATATGACACCTGCGGGAGCGACTGGCGCGCGCCCGAACTCTGAGTCGTCATGGTGAGGACAGTGAGGACGCCAAGTGAGATGCGGGCGGGGACAGCGTCGTGGTCCACCCAGAAGGAGACCCAAGAGAGCACCACGATCAATATTGAGGGCACGAACACCTGGACAATATAATAACCCACCTTTCGGTTCAGCTGGACGAAGCCCTGGATACACGCGAACTGGTCTGGAATACGTAAAGTCAGGACTATTTAACTTATATTTCAatctatttgtttttttaagacaGTCCATGTAGACTGTTTAAAGTAACAGTTTCTTTTGTAACCTTTTATCTATTATAACCTTCTCCGACGTCTTAAAATCAAATATCTGCTTGCGATAGGTATGGGACAATGTCAAACCTGCCGCACCTATTCCCCGCGGCCAAAGCGTTTTACTTTATTGACATTATAACATTGAACTGAAGCGCTCTGATTACTTTCTCCATAGTTTTCCAGGCAAGACTCGCTGAAGGTGTTGTCAGCTACTTCAGCACCAAACTGTGGCATTTCCACGTGATTTAGGCGCACAGGGTGAGGCCCGTCCCATCGGTAGATTACGTTCTCTGTTGTGTATCCGTCTtgaatagaaaatatatttgctgGTTATCAAAAacctatttattttaagtagTCTGGTGAATTTGAAAGTTATAACTACTATTCAGAATGTCTCATCCTCGCTCGATTCTATATTGATGTGAAGGGCTTAGAGAATTTAGAACTAAACTTTAGATGCAAAATGCTCATGGGTTGGCACACCTTGGTTTCAATCAAAAGTATAGACGCTTTTATTGGATAGACTGTAAATAGGACATTCTCTCTATCATGCTGATATGAAAGGCTGTGGATCACTTAAAGGAAATTACTAAAAGCCGAGAGACCATGGTTAAGCTCATATGACATCTTCGCTTCGATAGAAACGAAAATGCGCATTATATGTTAAATGCCGTACTTATTTTTGATAACTGAAACACAGGACATTCCACCAGACTTACAGCTAGCCAGGACAATAGGACAGGTCTGGACGTCCATGGGGTATTTCTGTAACTGCATAGAACAACTCAGCGTCAGAGACAACctgaaatatatcatgttttttcGTGTGAAAACACCCTAATgtcctttaaaaaaatacggGAATACGTATCGTAACAAAGTGTTCTGTTCTGCTCTTACAAAAGAAATCATTTCGATGTTTTCACTTGGTGTCATTGACACTTATTTAGAGTCGTTGGTACAGATGCGGTTGCGGGTCTATAgtcagtataaatatataattaaaattcattCCTGTTCGTTTTTAGCTTTATGAAATAACAGATGCACACCCAGTGTCCCAAGTTAACAGTTGTGTCATAAACTGCCTCTGGCTTTATCACGAAATCAGATTTTTCGTATTGTCATGAATAACATTTGGAAACTTAGCTTGAATTGTGCCCTAAAGATATTAATAATGGGGTGCGGGTCATTATTAAACATCTGAATCAATATCCCATAATTACAATGCAAACTCTTTTGGGAAATACATGCACTTCGTTTTCTCTCACTACGAACGCAAAACAAGACTACAACGAGATAGAAGACTATCTGAAGCAAACTTTCGGACGACTTTGTCATTTCGGAGTCAACTTCATGTCCACAGAGCCTGTTATTTACTGTATATAGCATCCaccaatatataatatttatagaaCACTTTATTTACGAAgacaattgttattattataaccTTTTCTTATAAacttaatttttcaatatttttctcgATATTTTTGTTACCAGCCTTTGTCAGATGTCAGTTTGTCtttatcaatgttaaaacaattgtaccgtatatataatacaaatattgtataatttatatacctGGTGCTATAGAGCACGGTGCCGTTCTTGTAAAGATGCATCATCTTGTTTGGCACTGTCACGTCGTGGACTCTCGCCTTCTTTTCATTCGGGAAGAAAGTGTCTGGTATCTTAAACAGATAGATACAGTCATGATTAAGGTATACccttgaaaacaattttgagGGTAAGGATAATGGTGATGATGCAAAGgagaatataaatgaaaaagacaaagaGGGAATACTTGCAACAGCTTAAAAGGGGAAAAGGGAGAACAAAGTGGAAAGTGTATAagattatgacaatattttataatatgatatttatagaaaaataaaaaaaataaaagagaagCATGTGATGAACacaaatgaagaaaaaaggaTTAGTAAAAAGGGTGAGACATATTCTGAAAATATAGGCCATATATAAAGGATGAAAGCAGAATGTCATGCATAATACGTAGAAGGGCAAAATGAGACGAAAGAGGTTAGATAGAAGGAGATATTTATAGAAGGTCTGGAAGAGATTTTGATTGATTAGACATGGAGTTGAGAAGACAGGATTGATGTCacgatgaaaacaaaaaaacaaataaggaAAAGAAGAAAGATGGAGATGGAGGAGATGGAGGAAAAAAGGGATTGCAATTTCaggtttatatataattttgtaataatggGAATTATTAAGGGGATGAGGGACAGGATCGATAGTCTCGAACAGACAGGGTAAATGGTTGAAGAACAGAAGGGTTAAACATTCATCTCCAAGCTCATGAACGTACCCAGACTCTGCTCATCATCTTGTTGTCCAGTTCGAGCCAAGGCAGCTCAGATGTGTTCCCGTACTCCAGCCGCTTGTCCTCCCACTTCTGACGCAGGAAGATGTCCATAGAGTACTCCTGTAAGTACGCAAATGGCTCAATATTACTTAAAGttcaaatgttattgttattgttggtagtgttgtttgttttatttttgtttggtttttgttgctgttgttgttgatggtaAGATATTGAAAGATTGCCTtcacaaaatgataaaatgacagGAGATGCACGGCATTCTCAATGGGCAAGCGGGCTTTTCTTCGCTGTTCAACAAGGATAACAATACTGTCGCTTTTCTTTGTCTGTTTAAGCCAGTTTTTTTATTAGCACAGCGTTTCCGACGATGGCATTTTTTGTATGAGTCATAAATTTATAAGTACGTTATCTTGACATTTATCTGATTAAATGTGTACTAAAAATGAGAAATGTTTCAAAttctcaaattaaaaacaacaacaacaacaacatattttctaGACAGTGATGTTAGTGCAATATGACTATTAACTGCATTTTGAATGAGAAATAGCAAACTAGGCGTATTATGGGTGGGGGAGTCGAGGGGTTCCCCTTCATTATTAAGGTCATAATGTATTTAAGTCTTGGTAATGTATATCATAATTTCATTGTCAACAAAGACACGTTTTACCTGCCCGAGCTATTTTGATCATATTGTATCTAGCTCATGTCAATGTAGAGCATCCCTAGTTATTTTCCAGTGCAGGCCATCTTGACAGCTCGGTCAGGGTTTTCACGTCATAAACAAGGTCATTGTCTAATACCTGtccatacatgtattatgtttcTAAGCTAAAGAAGGACCATGTTTAAACATCGTTTTTGCAGTATGACACAAGCACAACTCGATCTCAAAGAGAAAACcttaaagtatttaaacaaaaaggatTTCCCATTGTTGAGTGTTCACCTGTGCTACACCATATCAACTGCAAactaaatgaaaagaaaacgcTTGTGGTGAAGAAAACTGAACATTCAGGTCATATGCCATCACGGAAATGAACTCTACCCATAACATTGAGTGTAAAACAGATTGAGACTCTCTTCGATTTGAAATAGAGAGTTAGAGTGCTGTAAAAAGCATTCCTTGATGGATACTGAACTAATGGATGTTTCTGAATTATTATCAcagaaaaataacaacttttaCGATGATCGTCTGGCTACCTTTAATACGTGGTCTTCACAGATTATATCTGACAAGCACTAGTTAGCAAAGGCAGGATTACAATACACTGGATTCACGGACAAAGTCATCTGTTTCTTCTGCCATATAAAACTACACCAGTGGTAGCAAACTGACAATCAGTGGAAAGAACACGTCAAACATTATTCAGTGTGTATTTTCCTTAATAAAACATCGTTTGATCTACCGCTGGTACAGACATAATAAGTACATTCAACACTTCAGGGTTCACTTTTAGTGAACACAAAAGTACGTAGTGAACACAGAAATCGccgttttatggtttaaatataatatgactggttccttttgaaacaaacattataaagCGAGAGTTCATATTTGATAcattattgttaatatgtattttgatataatttgtgattatgaaaaagataaataaattagGTACATAtgttcttttgttgtttttggttCGTAATTGGATTGCttaaacaatgattaattaGCTCTGTGTCAATGTCATAACGACTATTATAACCGTGATTCTCAAAATCCAGCCAAAAACATTCGTTAATAGTTGTGATTAGTTCACATTCTTTACGGCTTGCTTTATCAATGAGAGGTAACGTTATTGACCTTATCCTTCCGGCCTGCACTACTTATACTGACCTTAAACAGCTGAATTATTAACTGACCTTTTTTGTATCTGACATTGgttaatgaattttaattaactCAAAATTGTTCATAGTTACAAAACAGAAGGTACTATTTGTACACGGTACAAAAAGTAACTACTCTTATTACAGAGTTCAAAAGTAATATCAAACACAGCGGAATGTGAAATGAAACAACGAATTTTACAGTAACGAAATAGatatgaagaaaaatgaaagaaaaaaacaacaataacctTAGTAATtcaaattgtttcaattgtataCCTGTAaagattaattgtttttatgttatgaaatagaattgacataaaacatattgttcacGTGTTTATTGACTAACAAAAAGGTAACAAAAAAGTAAGTACACTTAATACAGCGAAACAAAAGAGTAAGTACACTTTATACAGAGAAACAAAAGAGAAAGTACTATTAATAAAGAGGAATAAAAGAGTAATTACACTTAATACAGAGAAACAAAAGAGTAAGTACTATTAATAAAGAGGAATAAAAGTGTAAGTACACTTAATACAGAGAAACAAAAGAGTAAGTACTATTAATAAAGGGGAATAAAAGTGTAATTACACTTAATACAGAGAAACAAAAGAGTAAGTACTATTAATAAAGGGGAATAAAAGTGTAATTACACTTAATACAGAGAAACAAAAGAGTAAGTACTATTAATAAAGAGGAATAAAAGTGTAAGTACACTTAATACAGAAAAACAAAAGAGTAAGTACTATTAAAACAGAGAAACACAAGAGTAATTACTCTTTATACAGAAACAAAAGAGTAAGTTCTATTAATAAAGAGGAATAAAAGTGTAAGTACACTTAATACAGAGAAACAAAAGAGAGAATACTATTAAAACAGAGAAACAAAAGAGTAAGTACTATTAAAATAGAGAAACAAAAGAGTAATTACACTTTATA from Mya arenaria isolate MELC-2E11 chromosome 3, ASM2691426v1 harbors:
- the LOC128227547 gene encoding glycine receptor subunit alpha-2-like, with the protein product MEQFLEVPGADDIVIWQTARVTADRMTPGFKTNFIMLFFSEVVLSAFLNAESLSRQATLNSLLGLEKGSSGTFSTHRSKYDSSIAPDFELDVPTEVYVRILIQNIYSVTETSMEYSMDIFLRQKWEDKRLEYGNTSELPWLELDNKMMSRVWIPDTFFPNEKKARVHDVTVPNKMMHLYKNGTVLYSTRLSLTLSCSMQLQKYPMDVQTCPIVLASYGYTTENVIYRWDGPHPVRLNHVEMPQFGAEVADNTFSESCLENYGESNQSASFACIQGFVQLNRKVGYYIVQVFVPSILIVVLSWVSFWVDHDAVPARISLGVLTVLTMTTQSSGARQSLPQVSYVKAIDVWMFTCLIFVFVALIEYSYVNVVARGAQKGNSHARDRPIELQPLTKERQDSNTENAKHGGPSGKSVGNIAARRVDKLSRFLFPAAFVVFNLVFWIYYSLVPHPTSSS